A window from Telopea speciosissima isolate NSW1024214 ecotype Mountain lineage chromosome 8, Tspe_v1, whole genome shotgun sequence encodes these proteins:
- the LOC122670359 gene encoding DEAD-box ATP-dependent RNA helicase 24-like yields the protein MSKRKFGFEGFGINRQATYNFEQPQAPPRLYVPPSSRPGSHDNYEDHDLDNIEYDERDRSRDAPEDQTGGGGDDDDGEIDPLDAFMEGIQEEMKSAPPPKAKDKPEKYRDDEDDDPMESFLRAKKDVGLTLASEVLHAGYDSDEEVYAAAKAVDAGMIEYDSDDNPLVIDKKKIEPIPALDHSSIDYEPFNKDFYEEKASISGMSEQDVADYRKSVAIRVSGFDVPRPVKTFEDCGFSSQLMSAIMKQGYEKPTPIQCQAFPIVLSGRDIIGIAKTGSGKTAAFVLPMIVHIMDQPELEKEEGPIGVICAPTRELAHQIYLESKKFAKSHGIRVSAVYGGMSKLDQFKELKAGCEIVVATPGRLIDMLKMKALTMLRATYLVLDEADRMFDLGFEPQIRSIVGQIRPDRQTLLFSATMPRRVEKLAREILSDPVRVTVGEVGMANEDITQVVQVIPSDAEKMPWLVEKLPAMIDDGDVLVFSSKKATADGVESQLLEKGFKVAALHGDKDQASRMDILQKFKSGIYHVLVATDVAARGLDIKSIKSVVNFDIAKDMDMHVHRIGRTGRAGEKDGTAYTLITQKEARFAGELVNSLIAAGQNVSMELMDLAMKDGRFRSKRDARKGSGGKKAGGRGKGGGGSGRGVRGVDFGLGIGYEPGSGNTSSPSVQSRSVAVNSLKTGMMAQFRSSFVAASYDPQSQGTNSNPNAYANKRPMLPGFVSGGSIGGDISRTQPTSSLNPAPTFATAAANSRENRNQKNSESSRDRPRERRRPSGWDR from the exons ATGTCGAAGAGGAAATTCGGCTTCGAAGGATTCGGCATCAACAGGCAAGCGACCTACAATTTCGAGCAACCCCAGGCTCCGCCGAGACTCTATGTTCCTCCGTCGTCACGTCCCGGTAGTCATGACAACTATGAAGATCACGACCTCGACAACATTGAATATGACGAGAGAGACAGGAGTAGGGATGCTCCTGAGGATCAAactggcggtggtggtgatgatgatgatggagagATTGATCCTCTCGATGCATTTATGGAAGGAATCCAAGAGGAAATGAAGTCAGCGCCTCCTCCCAAGGCAAAAGATAAACCAGAGAAGTACAGGGATGACGAAGACGACGATCCCATGGAGAGCTTCTTGAGGGCAAAGAAGGATGTTGGGCTGACTCTCGCTTCTGAGGTTCTTCATGCTGGTTATGATTCGGATGAGGAGGTTTATGCTGCAGCGAAGGCGGTTGATGCCGGGATGATTGAGTATGATTCAGATGATAATCCATTGGTTATCGataagaagaagattgagccgATTCCGGCCTTGGATCATAGTTCTATTGATTACGAGCCATTTAACAAGGACTTTTACGAAGAGAAAGCTTCCATTTCAG GGATGAGTGAGCAGGATGTTGCTGATTATCGAAAAAGTGTGGCTATACGAGTTTCAGGGTTTGATGTACCGAGACCTGTTAAGACATTCGAAGATTGTGGATTTTCATCCCAGCTGATGAGTGCTATAATGAAGCAAGGGTACGAGAAGCCAACACCAATACAGTGTCAGGCTTTTCCAATTGTGCTTTCTGGGAGAGACATCATTGGTATTGCAAAAACTGGTTCAGGAAAAACTGCTGCTTTTGTGCTTCCTATGATAGTGCACATCATGGACCAGCCTGAACTTGAGAAGGAAGAGGGTCCAATTGGAGTGATATGTGCACCTACCAGAGAATTAGCACATCAAATATATTTAGAGTCCAAGAAATTTGCAAAATCTCATGGGATACGTGTATCTGCTGTTTATGGTGGAATGTCAAAACTTGATCAATTTAAGGAACTTAAGGCAGGTTGTGAGATTGTTGTTGCTACTCCTGGGAGATTGATAGACATGCTGAAGATGAAAGCACTAACGATGTTGAGAGCAACTTACCTAGTTCTTGATGAGGCTGATCGAATGTTTGATCTTGGTTTTGAGCCACAAATAAGATCGATTGTTGGTCAGATTAGACCAGACCGTCAGACCTTACTCTTTTCAGCGACAATGCCACGCAGAGTTGAAAAGTTAGCTAGGGAAATTCTCAGCGATCCTGTAAGGGTTACAGTAGGTGAGGTAGGAATGGCCAACGAAGATATTACACAAGTTGTCCAAGTAATTCCTTCTGATGCTGAGAAGATGCCTTGGCTTGTTGAGAAACTTCCTGCGATGATTGATGATGGGGATGTTCTagtattttcttcaaaaaaggCTACAGCTGATGGGGTTGAATCACAATTACTTGAGAAGGGTTTTAAAGTAGCAGCTCTCCATGGTGATAAAGATCAGGCTTCTAGAATGGACATTTTACAAAAATTTAAATCTGGGATATACCATGTATTGGTTGCAACTGATGTTGCTGCTCGTGGACTTGACATCAAGTCTATTAAGTCGGTTGTAAATTTCGATATTGCAAAAGATATGGACATGCATGTCCATCGTATTGGAAGAACTGGTCGTGCAGGAGAGAAGGATGGGACTGCATACACTCTTATCACACAGAAAGAGGCTCGCTTTGCTGGTGAGTTGGTAAACAGTTTGATTGCTGCTGGTCAGAATGTCTCTATGGAACTGATGGATCTTGCTATGAAG GATGGAAGATTCAGGTCGAAACGCGATGCGAGGAAAGGATCTG GTGGGAAAAAGGcagggggaaggggaaagggagGTGGTGGCAGTGGGCGAGGGGTGCGTGGTGTGGATTTTGGCTTGGGTATTGGATATGAACCAGGATCAGGAAATACATCTTCTCCGTCAGTTCAAAGTCGATCTGTTGCTGTTAATTCGCTGAAAACAGGGATGATGGCACAGTTCAGAAGCAGCTTTGTAGCTGCATCATATGATCCTCAGAGCCAGGGTACAAATAGCAATCCCAATGCATATGCAAACAAGAGGCCAATGTTACCTGGTTTTGTTTCTGGTGGTTCAATTGGTGGAGACATAAGTAGAACACAGCCAACAAGTTCATTGAATCCCGCTCCAACATTTGCTACCGCTGCTGCAAATTCCAGAGAAAATAGAAatcagaaaaattctgaaag CTCTAGAGATAGGCCTAGGGAAAGGCGAAGGCCGTCTGGTTGGGATCGATAA